From Butyricimonas paravirosa, one genomic window encodes:
- a CDS encoding sigma-70 family RNA polymerase sigma factor — MSISSTILEKYFNKLYRPLCLYALNITESYEESEDIVQQIFVELLEKAVAGSLEVGDMKGYLYTVVRNRAVKYAKKNQEKVSVESAMYLTDENALSISVEEEALVWDWIDALPTERRNIFLMAKQQGMKYKEIAIQLDISVKTVEGQMGKALKALRDKAIKIYLFFFG; from the coding sequence ATGTCTATAAGCTCTACTATTTTAGAGAAATATTTTAACAAGTTGTACCGACCGTTATGCTTGTATGCCTTAAATATAACCGAATCATACGAGGAGTCGGAGGATATTGTACAACAGATCTTCGTGGAATTGTTGGAAAAGGCGGTTGCTGGAAGTTTGGAAGTGGGAGACATGAAGGGATATTTATACACGGTGGTACGGAATCGGGCGGTGAAATATGCGAAAAAGAATCAGGAAAAAGTTTCCGTGGAAAGTGCAATGTACTTGACAGACGAGAATGCCTTATCCATATCGGTAGAGGAGGAGGCTTTAGTTTGGGATTGGATAGACGCTTTACCTACTGAACGACGGAATATATTTTTGATGGCAAAACAGCAAGGCATGAAATACAAGGAGATTGCCATACAACTGGATATTTCGGTTAAAACTGTTGAAGGGCAAATGGGAAAAGCATTGAAGGCTTTGAGAGATAAAGCAATAAAAATCTATTTGTTCTTCTTCGGATAA
- the rimO gene encoding 30S ribosomal protein S12 methylthiotransferase RimO → MKKVNIISLGCSKNLVDTELLMKQLEKAGYGVEVDVENSNAKIVVINTCGFIGDAKEESINTILEQVERKQEGEVEKIYVMGCLSQRYDQDLKKEIPEVDAYFGKFDWKGILAELGKSYDEKLRNERHLTTPKHYAYLKISEGCNRGCSYCAIPIMTGEYKSRPFEEIVDEAERLAKQGVKELLVLAQDITYYGIDKYGKNRLAELVDRIADIPGIEWIKLHYAYPAGFPMELLTVMRERKNVCKYLDIALQHCSDHMLKMMRRGVTKQQTIDLINKIREEVPGIALRTTLMVGHPGETEEDYQELEDFVKTMKFERLGVFPYSHEDDTYCDKHYQDDVPEETKNKRAEKLMALQEGVIAAINESCVGKRFLVLIDRVEGDYFVGRTQYDSPEVDQEVFVTSGKALQIGEFYEVLITESGQFELYAKCE, encoded by the coding sequence ATGAAGAAAGTAAATATTATCAGCTTGGGATGCTCCAAGAATTTAGTGGATACGGAGTTATTGATGAAACAACTGGAGAAGGCGGGGTATGGTGTTGAAGTGGATGTTGAAAACTCGAATGCGAAAATTGTTGTCATCAATACCTGCGGGTTTATCGGGGATGCGAAGGAAGAATCTATAAATACGATTTTGGAGCAAGTGGAACGGAAGCAGGAGGGGGAAGTTGAAAAGATATACGTTATGGGATGTTTATCCCAGCGCTATGATCAGGATTTAAAGAAAGAGATCCCGGAAGTGGATGCTTATTTCGGGAAATTCGATTGGAAAGGGATTCTTGCGGAATTGGGTAAAAGTTATGACGAGAAACTGCGGAACGAGCGCCATTTGACGACACCGAAACATTACGCTTATTTGAAAATATCCGAGGGATGTAATCGGGGATGTTCTTATTGTGCCATTCCAATTATGACGGGGGAATACAAATCACGTCCGTTCGAGGAGATTGTTGATGAAGCAGAACGGCTGGCCAAACAGGGGGTGAAGGAGTTGTTGGTGTTAGCACAGGATATTACCTATTACGGGATTGATAAATACGGAAAAAACAGGTTGGCTGAATTGGTGGACCGGATTGCAGATATACCGGGCATCGAGTGGATCAAATTGCATTATGCTTATCCGGCTGGGTTTCCCATGGAACTTCTTACCGTGATGCGGGAACGGAAAAACGTATGTAAGTATTTGGATATTGCTTTGCAACATTGTAGTGATCACATGCTAAAAATGATGCGAAGAGGGGTGACAAAACAACAGACGATAGATCTCATCAACAAGATTCGGGAAGAAGTGCCGGGGATTGCCTTGCGCACAACACTGATGGTCGGGCATCCCGGAGAGACGGAAGAGGATTACCAAGAACTGGAAGATTTTGTAAAAACGATGAAATTTGAACGTTTAGGGGTGTTCCCATATTCTCACGAGGATGACACGTATTGTGACAAGCATTATCAGGATGATGTACCCGAAGAGACGAAAAATAAACGGGCTGAAAAGTTGATGGCGTTACAAGAAGGGGTTATTGCCGCTATCAACGAATCATGCGTGGGAAAACGTTTTTTGGTTTTGATAGATCGGGTAGAAGGGGATTATTTTGTCGGACGTACGCAATATGATTCCCCGGAAGTGGATCAAGAAGTGTTCGTGACAAGTGGAAAAGCACTGCAAATAGGGGAGTTCTATGAAGTTCTTATTACCGAATCGGGACAATTCGAGCTTTATGCTAAATGTGAATAG
- a CDS encoding sensor histidine kinase produces MSNLIDNHVPDFLLSPRFKFVRHFLLLLTLACITISIFANQSGELVLTWERFYGWVFYFLLTSVIIYFNLYVLAPRFLIKGRLLKYLASMLVLTSFSLVFIAILQMNVQEVSANYEDGNPYIILNMITSIISFGLLIFGTSALLLFKYWIGYSQRIDELASSTLQSELKFLKKQINPHFLFNMLNNANVLIKKNPEEASRVLFKLEDMLRYQINDSAKEQVLLSSEIHFLNDFLNLEKVRRDKFEYVISKEGDISEVWLPPLLFIPFVENAVKHNVDSENSSYVYLGFKVWDKQLEFQCINSKPKIALRKNEVGGLGLKNIKRRLELLFPERYTLEIEESEISYTVYLHLIL; encoded by the coding sequence ATGAGTAATTTGATTGATAATCACGTTCCGGATTTCCTGTTATCTCCACGTTTTAAGTTCGTGAGACATTTTCTGTTACTATTAACTCTTGCCTGTATCACAATTAGTATATTTGCCAATCAATCAGGGGAGTTAGTGTTGACTTGGGAACGTTTTTACGGGTGGGTATTTTATTTTTTGCTTACCAGTGTGATCATTTACTTTAATTTATATGTGTTAGCCCCTCGTTTTTTAATAAAGGGCCGATTATTGAAATATCTGGCATCCATGTTGGTACTGACATCATTCTCGCTTGTATTTATCGCAATTTTGCAGATGAATGTTCAAGAGGTTAGTGCAAATTACGAGGATGGAAATCCATATATCATATTAAACATGATCACGTCAATTATTTCGTTTGGGTTACTAATATTCGGAACGTCGGCTTTGCTACTATTTAAATACTGGATCGGTTACAGCCAACGAATAGACGAACTGGCCTCTTCGACATTACAATCCGAATTGAAATTTCTCAAGAAACAAATCAACCCACATTTTCTATTCAATATGCTGAATAATGCTAACGTGCTGATCAAGAAAAATCCAGAAGAAGCCTCCCGGGTGCTTTTCAAGCTTGAAGATATGTTGCGTTACCAAATTAACGACAGTGCGAAAGAACAGGTGTTGTTGAGTTCTGAGATCCATTTTTTGAATGACTTTCTGAATCTGGAGAAGGTTCGACGGGATAAATTCGAGTATGTTATTTCCAAAGAAGGAGATATTAGTGAGGTATGGTTGCCACCATTATTGTTTATTCCTTTCGTGGAGAATGCCGTGAAACATAACGTGGATAGCGAGAATTCATCGTATGTCTATCTCGGTTTTAAGGTCTGGGATAAACAACTGGAATTTCAATGTATAAATTCAAAGCCTAAAATCGCTTTACGGAAAAATGAAGTGGGAGGGTTGGGACTAAAGAATATAAAGCGCAGGTTGGAATTGCTGTTTCCGGAACGTTACACGTTGGAGATAGAAGAAAGTGAAATAAGTTATACCGTATATTTACATTTGATATTATGA
- a CDS encoding sodium-translocating pyrophosphatase: MLNDLFWIVPVCAITALLFARIFFKGMMKESEGTDTMKRIAGHVRKGAMAYLRQQYRVVALVFLVLCAFFAWMAYGPRLQNPWVWFAFLTGGFFSGLAGYIGMKTATYASARTANAARRSLNDGLKVAFRSGAVMGLVVVGLALLDISLWWLLLDYFVEEATETEKAIVITTTMLTFGMGASTQALFARVGGGIFTKAADVGADLVGKVEAGIPEDDPRNPATIADNVGDNVGDVAGMGADLYESYCGSILATAALGAAAFRMEPDAQFNAILAPMLIAAFGVILSLLGIFLVKTKEGASQQQLLRALDRGINVSSLLIVGASFLVIHLLGLSYWICGSVIVGLVTGIIIGKATEYYTSHAYKPTQDIAKSSETGPATVIIKGIGTGMISTAIPVLTIVAGIILSFLFAAEFSFANMSMGLYGVGIAAVGMLSTLGITLATDAYGPIADNAGGNAEMSQLGEEVRHRTDALDALGNTTAATGKGFAIGSAALTGLALIASYIEEIKIGLLRMGEEVLKIGDNVVRTADATLTDFMNYYDVTLMNPKVLSGIFIGSMMAFVFCGLTMNAVGRAAQKMVNEVRRQFREIKGIMTGEGEPDYAKCVEISTKGAQHEMVFPSLLAIIIPVVMGLIFGVSGVIGLLAGGLGTGFVLAIFMANSGGAWDNAKKYIEEGNLGGKGSDNHKATVIGDTVGDPFKDTSGPSLNILIKLMSMVAIVMAGVTCAFSLL; the protein is encoded by the coding sequence ATGTTAAACGATCTATTTTGGATAGTACCTGTATGTGCTATTACCGCTCTCCTTTTCGCAAGGATCTTTTTTAAAGGGATGATGAAAGAGTCGGAAGGAACCGACACGATGAAACGTATTGCCGGGCATGTACGCAAAGGAGCTATGGCTTATCTGCGTCAGCAGTACCGGGTGGTAGCCCTTGTTTTTCTTGTTTTATGTGCGTTTTTTGCATGGATGGCTTACGGACCCCGTTTACAGAATCCGTGGGTATGGTTTGCATTCCTGACAGGAGGATTCTTTTCCGGATTAGCCGGTTATATCGGGATGAAAACAGCTACCTACGCATCTGCAAGAACAGCCAATGCTGCACGTAGGAGTTTGAATGACGGGCTGAAAGTTGCTTTCCGTTCGGGGGCAGTCATGGGATTGGTTGTTGTCGGTCTGGCTCTATTGGATATTTCTTTATGGTGGTTATTATTAGATTATTTTGTGGAAGAGGCTACAGAGACGGAAAAGGCGATCGTGATTACGACCACGATGCTGACTTTCGGAATGGGAGCATCCACGCAGGCACTTTTCGCCAGAGTGGGTGGAGGGATTTTCACGAAGGCAGCGGATGTCGGTGCGGACTTGGTAGGTAAAGTGGAAGCCGGAATTCCGGAGGATGATCCTCGTAATCCGGCAACTATCGCGGATAACGTGGGGGATAACGTGGGAGATGTGGCCGGAATGGGTGCCGATCTTTACGAGTCTTATTGTGGTTCGATACTGGCGACGGCAGCGCTAGGAGCTGCGGCATTCCGTATGGAGCCAGATGCACAATTTAATGCGATATTGGCTCCGATGTTGATTGCTGCATTCGGGGTGATCTTATCATTGCTCGGTATATTTCTGGTAAAGACGAAAGAAGGAGCCTCTCAGCAACAATTATTGCGGGCCCTTGATCGGGGGATTAACGTGAGTTCCTTGTTAATCGTGGGAGCCAGTTTCTTGGTGATTCATTTGCTCGGTTTGAGTTATTGGATATGCGGATCAGTGATCGTGGGGTTGGTAACGGGTATTATTATCGGGAAAGCGACGGAATATTACACTTCTCATGCTTATAAACCGACACAAGATATTGCTAAAAGTTCGGAAACGGGTCCCGCAACTGTGATTATCAAGGGAATTGGAACTGGAATGATTTCAACGGCCATCCCAGTACTTACGATTGTTGCGGGTATTATTCTCTCGTTCCTGTTTGCGGCAGAATTTAGTTTTGCCAATATGTCCATGGGATTGTATGGTGTGGGTATCGCAGCAGTGGGAATGCTTTCCACGTTAGGTATAACCTTGGCCACGGATGCTTACGGACCGATTGCTGATAATGCCGGGGGTAACGCTGAAATGAGTCAGTTGGGAGAGGAAGTCCGTCACCGTACGGATGCGCTGGATGCACTGGGTAACACGACGGCTGCCACGGGTAAAGGATTTGCTATCGGATCGGCTGCATTGACTGGGTTAGCATTGATAGCCTCTTATATCGAGGAAATTAAGATCGGTTTGTTGCGGATGGGTGAGGAAGTGTTGAAGATTGGAGACAACGTGGTACGGACGGCTGATGCCACGTTGACGGATTTCATGAATTACTATGATGTTACTTTGATGAATCCGAAGGTGTTGTCCGGAATCTTCATCGGTTCGATGATGGCTTTCGTGTTCTGTGGTTTGACCATGAATGCGGTAGGGCGTGCTGCCCAGAAAATGGTGAATGAAGTCCGTCGGCAATTCCGGGAAATCAAGGGAATTATGACAGGGGAAGGAGAACCGGATTACGCTAAATGCGTGGAGATTTCCACGAAAGGGGCTCAACATGAAATGGTTTTCCCGTCTTTGTTGGCAATTATTATTCCGGTTGTCATGGGATTGATCTTTGGCGTTTCGGGTGTGATCGGGTTATTGGCCGGAGGATTGGGTACCGGGTTCGTGCTGGCTATTTTCATGGCAAATTCAGGTGGAGCTTGGGATAATGCTAAAAAGTATATTGAAGAAGGTAACCTTGGTGGTAAAGGTTCTGATAATCATAAAGCAACAGTTATCGGCGACACCGTGGGCGACCCGTTTAAGGATACTTCCGGACCGAGTTTGAATATTCTGATTAAATTGATGAGCATGGTGGCTATCGTGATGGCCGGGGTGACTTGTGCGTTTAGTCTTTTATAA
- a CDS encoding sensor histidine kinase has translation MFKINTEGQAFLYNLLVNSKFRIWRHILFIVSLAAISFNQTYVIFQPEIPALGIRLYWIALGNLASYLAVAYLNIYVLVPRYLMQKRYLTYTVMIFGTVLVLLWIQTIIEDTARIWLGQRAGNILEPVFILNYISSFATVTLCMLGGSITIVLKHWMTENNRVNQLERIHVQSEVEQLKAQVNPQLLFNVLNRTAVLAKSEPKEASGMLLELSQILRYQLYDCSRKAVLLKAEIDFLTNYLALEQVYSHRFQYMVSAEGEVHRIFVPPLLFLPFVQQAVIQIYSQPVFGSIDLNFHVNGNEIQFVCSFDNGNLLHPDDFSKIRQRLKLLYGNDYTLSVAKRTIMLKLKIQKP, from the coding sequence ATGTTTAAAATCAACACGGAAGGACAGGCTTTCCTATATAATCTTCTGGTAAATTCGAAATTCCGGATCTGGCGACATATTCTGTTTATCGTGTCACTTGCTGCCATTTCTTTTAACCAGACGTATGTTATCTTCCAACCGGAAATTCCAGCACTTGGAATAAGGCTCTACTGGATTGCCCTGGGGAATTTGGCCTCCTACTTGGCCGTGGCCTATTTGAATATCTACGTGTTGGTACCCCGGTATCTCATGCAGAAGAGATACCTAACGTATACAGTCATGATATTTGGTACCGTGCTGGTGCTTTTATGGATACAGACAATCATTGAAGATACGGCACGAATTTGGTTGGGACAGCGTGCAGGAAACATCCTGGAACCAGTATTCATTTTAAATTATATCTCCTCTTTTGCCACCGTAACCTTGTGTATGCTGGGAGGTTCAATCACGATCGTATTAAAACATTGGATGACAGAAAATAACCGGGTAAACCAACTGGAAAGAATTCATGTGCAGTCGGAAGTGGAGCAATTGAAAGCCCAAGTCAATCCTCAGTTACTTTTTAATGTGCTTAACCGTACTGCAGTTTTGGCAAAAAGTGAACCGAAGGAGGCATCCGGGATGTTATTGGAGTTAAGCCAGATTCTGAGATACCAACTCTATGATTGTAGTCGGAAAGCGGTGTTATTAAAGGCTGAAATAGATTTTTTGACAAACTATCTCGCTTTGGAACAGGTGTATTCCCATCGTTTTCAATACATGGTTTCAGCCGAAGGGGAGGTGCATCGGATATTTGTCCCTCCCTTGTTGTTCCTTCCTTTCGTGCAACAAGCCGTGATTCAGATATACAGTCAGCCTGTATTTGGCTCGATTGATCTAAATTTTCATGTGAATGGGAATGAGATTCAATTTGTTTGCTCTTTTGATAATGGGAATTTACTGCATCCGGATGACTTTTCGAAAATCAGGCAGAGACTGAAATTGCTATATGGAAACGATTATACCTTATCTGTTGCTAAAAGGACAATTATGTTGAAACTTAAAATACAGAAACCATGA
- a CDS encoding LytR/AlgR family response regulator transcription factor, giving the protein MNCIIVDDEPLAREAIEILVKDTSQLNLTGMFNNAIGASKFMEENPVDLIFLDIQMPGITGIEFAHNISKRTLVIFTTAYTEYALDSYEVDAIDYLIKPVDPERFHKAVNKAIAYHSLLLKEEKENIEAGNTEYFFVKSERRYFKINYKDILFIEGLKDYVIIQLDEQRVITRMNLKNIFELLPKHDFLRVNKSYIVNTKHIDSFDNNDIFIKTHEIAIGNTYRDAFFEAFMRMG; this is encoded by the coding sequence ATGAATTGTATTATTGTTGATGATGAACCGTTAGCCCGTGAGGCGATAGAAATACTGGTAAAAGATACGAGTCAACTAAATCTGACGGGTATGTTTAATAATGCTATCGGAGCATCAAAGTTCATGGAAGAGAATCCGGTAGACTTAATCTTTTTGGATATTCAGATGCCGGGAATCACGGGTATCGAGTTCGCTCACAATATATCCAAGAGAACGTTGGTCATTTTCACCACGGCTTACACGGAATATGCTTTGGATAGTTACGAGGTCGACGCTATCGACTATTTAATTAAACCGGTTGATCCGGAACGCTTTCACAAGGCTGTCAACAAGGCAATTGCTTACCATTCTTTATTATTAAAAGAAGAGAAAGAAAATATCGAGGCAGGTAACACGGAATACTTCTTCGTAAAGTCTGAAAGACGCTACTTTAAAATAAATTACAAGGATATTCTATTCATCGAGGGACTGAAAGATTACGTGATCATCCAATTGGATGAACAACGGGTGATTACCCGAATGAATCTAAAGAATATATTTGAGTTATTACCCAAGCATGATTTCTTACGAGTCAATAAATCCTATATCGTAAATACTAAGCATATAGACTCCTTTGACAACAACGATATTTTCATTAAAACACATGAAATAGCTATTGGAAACACCTATCGGGATGCCTTTTTCGAGGCGTTTATGAGGATGGGGTAG
- a CDS encoding carboxypeptidase-like regulatory domain-containing protein: MDMNKTEIITEVSQMTSVSVTDCEKVLDALEEVLGGELNRKGWKNGLFDMIFQIMSKIKSKKRIIGIYFLLFMLSVNVWGQKEGRILTQSVRGRVIDAASGYPVAYASVYLMGKTEVGGVTDSLGRFVIKNVPIGRHDIRASFVGYEPTIFREILVTSSKEVYLTIPLKESIKELDEVMVRPQLNKEQPLNKMVTTGARMLSVEEASRYAGGMDDPARLVSSFAGISPSMSTNGISIHGNAPHLLQWKLEDVEIPNPNHFADLSILGGGILSGLSSLVLGNSDFFTGAFPAEYDNAVSGVFDMKLRNGNNQKIENTFQIGLLGIDFASEGPLTRKHNSSYIFNYRYSTTGLLGNIGAVDIDGTLDYQDLNFKLNLPTRKAGVFSIWGTALIDKSKGDFEENTDKWESIGDMMKSSTKQYMGAGGISHRYFFNNETQLKTTLAVTYFKHEGTMTSYDWNLNSAPFLDLNRSNTNLIFTTAITRKFSAKFTNKTGITYTKMYYDMDMNLAPHQMHPMELISQGKGNTDLISGYTSSSIGISEQVTLNVGVNAQVLTLNNSWTLEPRAGIKWQFSPKSSFALAYGLHSRMEKMDVYFVKTQGTGDRSVNKDLGFTRAHHVMLSYGFKVSDNMNMKIEPYFQQLYDVPVISDSSYSVLNRRDFYVENALVNRGKGRNIGVDITLERYLNKGLYYMVTASIFDSKYYGGDRKWRNTLYNRNFIVNVLGGKEWMVGRDRQNMFSVNFKITLQGGDRYAPVDEVATLLDPDREVQYDETKAFSKQFSPMFITNFSVGYKINRKKVSHEFSIKSLNTTGCEEYYGHEYNFKTDKIKPIRGATSLPNVSYKLEF; the protein is encoded by the coding sequence TTGGATATGAATAAGACGGAAATAATAACAGAAGTATCACAAATGACAAGTGTAAGTGTAACAGACTGCGAGAAGGTTTTAGACGCCTTAGAAGAAGTTTTAGGGGGAGAACTGAATCGTAAAGGATGGAAAAACGGGCTTTTTGACATGATTTTCCAAATCATGAGCAAGATTAAAAGCAAGAAAAGAATCATCGGCATATATTTTCTCCTTTTCATGTTATCTGTGAATGTATGGGGACAGAAAGAGGGACGAATTTTAACCCAGAGTGTACGAGGACGGGTGATTGACGCCGCATCGGGTTATCCGGTAGCTTATGCATCCGTGTATCTCATGGGGAAAACGGAGGTCGGTGGAGTAACGGATTCCCTAGGCCGTTTTGTCATCAAGAATGTCCCGATCGGCCGACACGATATACGGGCTTCTTTCGTGGGATACGAGCCAACTATTTTCCGGGAGATACTGGTAACTTCCTCAAAAGAAGTCTATTTGACCATTCCATTGAAAGAAAGCATTAAAGAACTGGATGAAGTGATGGTTCGACCACAATTGAATAAAGAACAACCATTAAACAAGATGGTCACCACGGGAGCCCGGATGCTCAGCGTGGAGGAGGCAAGCCGATATGCCGGGGGAATGGATGATCCGGCCCGCTTGGTAAGTTCCTTTGCCGGGATTTCTCCCAGTATGTCAACGAATGGAATATCCATTCACGGAAATGCTCCGCATTTATTGCAATGGAAACTGGAAGACGTGGAAATCCCGAATCCCAATCACTTCGCAGATTTGTCCATTCTTGGCGGGGGAATTTTATCCGGGTTAAGTAGTCTCGTACTGGGTAATTCGGATTTCTTTACCGGAGCTTTTCCCGCGGAGTACGATAATGCCGTGTCGGGAGTCTTTGACATGAAGCTACGTAACGGGAATAATCAAAAGATCGAGAATACGTTTCAGATCGGCTTATTAGGAATTGATTTTGCCTCGGAGGGGCCTTTGACCCGAAAACACAATTCTTCTTACATTTTCAATTATCGTTATTCCACCACGGGATTGCTGGGGAACATCGGGGCTGTTGATATTGACGGGACTTTGGATTATCAGGATTTGAATTTCAAATTGAATCTGCCGACACGTAAAGCGGGTGTCTTCTCGATTTGGGGAACAGCCTTGATAGACAAGTCAAAAGGAGATTTTGAGGAGAACACGGACAAGTGGGAATCGATTGGTGACATGATGAAATCCAGTACCAAACAATACATGGGAGCCGGTGGTATTAGTCACCGCTATTTCTTTAACAACGAGACACAACTGAAAACGACGTTAGCGGTTACCTACTTCAAACACGAGGGGACGATGACAAGTTATGACTGGAATTTGAATTCGGCACCATTCCTCGATTTAAACCGGAGTAATACGAACTTGATATTCACCACTGCCATTACCCGGAAATTCAGTGCCAAGTTCACGAATAAAACAGGGATAACCTACACGAAGATGTATTACGACATGGACATGAATCTGGCCCCCCATCAAATGCATCCCATGGAATTAATTTCCCAAGGTAAAGGAAACACGGATTTAATATCCGGTTACACGAGTTCATCTATCGGCATAAGCGAACAGGTCACTTTAAACGTGGGAGTTAACGCACAGGTCCTGACACTGAATAATAGCTGGACTCTGGAACCCCGGGCCGGGATTAAATGGCAATTTTCACCGAAGAGTTCTTTTGCTCTCGCTTACGGGTTACATAGCCGGATGGAAAAAATGGACGTTTATTTCGTGAAAACACAAGGTACGGGTGATCGTTCCGTGAATAAAGACTTGGGATTCACGAGGGCGCATCACGTGATGTTATCGTATGGTTTCAAAGTATCGGATAACATGAATATGAAAATAGAACCTTATTTCCAACAATTGTATGATGTACCTGTTATTTCCGACAGCTCTTATTCCGTGCTGAATAGACGAGATTTTTACGTGGAGAACGCTCTGGTCAACCGGGGGAAAGGACGTAATATCGGGGTAGACATCACGCTGGAACGCTATTTAAACAAGGGACTTTATTACATGGTGACGGCATCCATTTTTGATTCAAAATATTATGGGGGAGACCGGAAATGGCGTAACACGTTGTATAATCGGAATTTTATTGTCAACGTGTTGGGTGGCAAGGAATGGATGGTCGGGCGTGACAGGCAAAATATGTTCAGTGTGAACTTTAAAATAACTTTGCAAGGGGGAGACCGCTATGCCCCCGTGGATGAAGTAGCCACGTTACTCGATCCGGACCGGGAAGTGCAATATGATGAAACGAAGGCTTTTTCCAAACAATTCTCACCGATGTTTATCACGAATTTCTCCGTGGGGTATAAAATCAACCGGAAAAAGGTGTCACACGAATTCTCGATCAAGTCCTTGAACACGACGGGATGCGAAGAATATTACGGGCATGAGTATAATTTTAAGACCGATAAGATAAAACCCATCCGTGGAGCCACCTCTTTGCCGAATGTCAGTTATAAATTAGAATTTTAA
- a CDS encoding nitroreductase family protein, whose protein sequence is MERKFKEALAHRRSYYALSNKSLISNEEIEEIVKFAVKNIPSAFNSQSTRVVLLLGDQHTKLWDIVKDTLREIVSAEAFKSTENKIDKSFASGYGTVLFFEERMIVEGLQKSFPTYQDRFPVWSQHTSAMHQLAVWTMLEDAGFGASLQHYNPLIDEAVAKEWQLPETWELIAQMPFGAPLQEPGAKEFNPIEERVRIFK, encoded by the coding sequence ATGGAAAGAAAATTTAAAGAAGCTTTGGCACATAGGAGAAGTTATTATGCTCTCTCGAATAAATCACTTATTTCTAACGAAGAGATAGAGGAAATCGTAAAATTTGCTGTTAAAAATATACCGTCAGCATTTAATTCTCAATCAACGAGAGTGGTGCTTTTATTAGGTGATCAACATACGAAACTGTGGGATATCGTAAAAGATACGTTGCGGGAAATAGTTTCCGCAGAGGCTTTCAAATCGACTGAAAACAAAATTGATAAATCCTTTGCATCCGGTTACGGTACGGTGCTTTTCTTTGAAGAGCGGATGATCGTGGAAGGCCTGCAAAAATCATTTCCGACTTATCAGGATAGATTCCCGGTATGGTCACAGCACACTTCGGCAATGCACCAACTGGCGGTGTGGACCATGTTGGAAGATGCCGGATTCGGAGCTTCATTACAGCATTACAATCCATTGATTGATGAAGCGGTAGCTAAGGAATGGCAATTACCGGAAACTTGGGAATTAATCGCCCAGATGCCTTTCGGAGCGCCTTTACAAGAACCCGGGGCTAAAGAGTTTAATCCGATAGAGGAAAGAGTGCGTATTTTTAAATAA